In one Corallococcus sp. EGB genomic region, the following are encoded:
- a CDS encoding S46 family peptidase, with translation MKRLVVIAALVGAAPALADEGMWTYNNFPAAKVKEKYGFEPNQQWLEKLRLGAVRLAGGCSASFVSPDGLVMTNHHCARGCIEQLSSAKQDYLANGFYAKTQAEEKQCPAMEVNQLVEITDVTEQLNKATQSLTGKQYSDTLKAEMAKVEKACANGDDKVRCDVVTLYQGGKYNLYKYRRYQDVRLVFAPEHAIAFFGGDPDNFEFPRYDLDVSFVRIYQDKQPVKTPDYFKWSEHGAKDGELTFVAGNPGRTSRALTIAELEYIRDVSMPKTLMQLSELRGMITEFQKRGPEQKRISSNLLFGVENALKASKGREEALVDKKFFASKVAAEQELRKKVDANPELKKKYAGAWDEIAKAEEQLKTIRKDLNFMEQGSGFSSTLFNIAKTLVRAGEELPKDNGQRLREFNDANQPALKAQLFSPAPIYPELEIARLTFGLTKLREELGAKHPFVKKVLGKESPEQLATRVVKGSKLADVKTRQALFDGGKKAVDASKDPMIQLAALVDPDARAIRKKYEDDVESVIRKNSELVAKAKFEIYGTSQYPDATFSPRVSFGSVKGYTEDGQQVAPITQMSGTFEHATGQDPFALPKSWVKSEKIIDGSTPMNFVTNNDIIGGNSGSPVVNKNHEIVGLVFDGNIQSLGGEYGFDESVNRTVAVHSDAIIEALQKVYGANRVLEELRPGSTKVAPVKASPAG, from the coding sequence ATGAAGCGATTGGTCGTCATCGCCGCCCTCGTGGGTGCCGCTCCGGCGCTCGCCGATGAAGGCATGTGGACGTACAACAACTTCCCCGCCGCCAAGGTGAAGGAGAAGTACGGCTTCGAGCCGAACCAGCAGTGGCTGGAGAAGCTGCGCCTGGGCGCGGTGCGTCTGGCCGGCGGCTGCTCGGCCAGCTTCGTGTCGCCGGATGGTCTGGTGATGACGAACCACCACTGCGCGCGCGGCTGCATCGAGCAGCTCTCCAGCGCGAAGCAGGACTACCTGGCCAACGGCTTCTACGCGAAGACCCAGGCCGAGGAGAAGCAGTGCCCGGCGATGGAGGTGAACCAGCTCGTCGAGATCACCGACGTCACGGAGCAGCTCAACAAGGCCACCCAGTCGCTGACCGGCAAGCAGTACTCGGACACGCTGAAGGCGGAGATGGCCAAGGTGGAGAAGGCCTGCGCCAACGGCGACGACAAGGTGCGCTGCGACGTCGTCACGCTGTACCAGGGCGGCAAGTACAACCTCTACAAGTACCGCCGGTATCAGGACGTGCGCCTGGTGTTCGCGCCGGAGCACGCCATCGCCTTCTTCGGCGGTGACCCGGACAACTTCGAGTTCCCCCGCTACGACCTGGATGTGTCCTTCGTGCGCATCTATCAGGACAAGCAGCCGGTGAAGACGCCGGACTACTTCAAGTGGTCCGAGCACGGCGCGAAGGACGGCGAGCTCACGTTCGTGGCCGGCAACCCGGGCCGCACCTCGCGCGCGCTGACCATCGCGGAGCTGGAGTACATCCGCGACGTGTCCATGCCCAAGACGCTCATGCAGCTGTCCGAGCTGCGCGGCATGATCACCGAGTTCCAGAAGCGCGGCCCCGAGCAGAAGCGCATCTCCAGCAACCTGCTGTTCGGCGTGGAGAACGCCCTCAAGGCCTCCAAGGGCCGCGAGGAGGCGCTGGTCGACAAGAAGTTCTTCGCCTCCAAGGTCGCCGCGGAGCAGGAGCTGCGCAAGAAGGTCGACGCGAACCCCGAGCTGAAGAAGAAGTACGCCGGCGCGTGGGATGAGATCGCCAAGGCGGAGGAGCAGCTCAAGACGATCCGCAAGGACCTGAACTTCATGGAGCAGGGCTCGGGCTTCTCCTCCACCCTGTTCAACATCGCCAAGACGCTGGTGCGCGCCGGCGAGGAGCTGCCCAAGGACAACGGCCAGCGCCTGCGCGAGTTCAACGACGCGAACCAGCCCGCGCTCAAGGCGCAGCTCTTCAGCCCCGCGCCCATCTATCCGGAGCTGGAGATCGCCCGCCTGACGTTCGGCCTCACCAAGCTGCGCGAGGAGCTGGGCGCGAAGCACCCGTTCGTGAAGAAGGTGCTGGGCAAGGAGTCCCCCGAGCAGCTGGCCACCCGCGTGGTGAAGGGCAGCAAGCTGGCGGACGTGAAGACGCGCCAGGCGCTCTTCGACGGCGGCAAGAAGGCCGTGGATGCGTCCAAGGACCCGATGATCCAGCTGGCCGCGCTGGTGGACCCGGACGCGCGCGCCATCCGCAAGAAGTACGAGGATGACGTGGAGTCCGTCATCCGGAAGAACAGCGAGCTGGTCGCCAAGGCGAAGTTCGAGATCTACGGCACCAGCCAGTACCCGGACGCGACGTTCTCCCCGCGCGTGTCCTTCGGTTCCGTGAAGGGCTACACGGAGGACGGCCAGCAGGTCGCCCCCATCACCCAGATGTCCGGCACCTTCGAGCACGCCACGGGCCAGGATCCGTTCGCCCTGCCCAAGTCGTGGGTGAAGTCGGAGAAGATCATCGACGGCAGCACGCCGATGAACTTCGTCACCAACAACGACATCATCGGCGGCAACTCCGGCTCGCCCGTGGTGAACAAGAACCACGAGATCGTCGGCCTGGTGTTCGACGGCAACATCCAGTCGCTGGGCGGTGAGTACGGCTTCGACGAGTCCGTGAACCGCACGGTGGCCGTGCACTCGGACGCCATCATCGAGGCGCTCCAGAAGGTGTACGGCGCCAACCGCGTCCTGGAGGAGCTGCGCCCCGGGAGCACCAAGGTGGCGCCGGTGAAGGCGAGCCCGGCGGGGTAG
- a CDS encoding phytanoyl-CoA dioxygenase family protein — translation MDDARAEQFMRDGFLRIDGAFPRELADEARAVLWRDTGCDPDRPSTWARPVIRLGMYTQRPFVDAANTPVLHAACDALVGAGRWLPLKAMGTFPVRFPSREDPGDTGWHIDMGFDFDKPDFMEWRANVASKGRALLMLFLFSDVGEDDAPTRIRVGSHQDVARLLGPAGEAGLTLRQLAANGFEESAYRREVLAMGEAGTVYLCHPFLVHSAQAHRGTRPRFMAQPPLLPREPLSLARLPEDTSPVEESIRRAVT, via the coding sequence ATGGACGACGCGCGTGCGGAGCAGTTCATGCGGGACGGGTTCCTGCGCATCGACGGGGCCTTCCCCCGGGAGCTCGCGGACGAGGCGCGGGCCGTCCTCTGGCGGGACACCGGGTGTGATCCGGACCGGCCCTCCACCTGGGCCCGGCCCGTCATCCGCCTGGGCATGTACACCCAGCGGCCCTTCGTGGACGCCGCGAACACGCCCGTGCTGCATGCGGCCTGCGACGCGCTCGTGGGCGCCGGGCGGTGGCTGCCGCTGAAGGCCATGGGCACGTTCCCCGTGCGCTTCCCTTCCCGGGAGGATCCAGGCGACACGGGATGGCACATCGACATGGGGTTCGATTTCGACAAGCCGGACTTCATGGAGTGGCGCGCCAACGTCGCCTCGAAGGGCCGGGCGCTGCTCATGCTCTTCCTCTTCTCCGACGTGGGCGAGGACGACGCGCCCACCCGCATCCGCGTGGGCTCGCACCAGGACGTCGCGCGGCTGCTGGGGCCCGCCGGTGAAGCGGGCCTCACGCTGCGCCAACTGGCGGCGAACGGCTTCGAGGAGTCCGCCTACCGGCGGGAGGTCCTGGCCATGGGCGAGGCGGGCACCGTCTACCTGTGCCACCCCTTCCTCGTGCACTCGGCGCAGGCCCACCGGGGGACGCGGCCGCGCTTCATGGCGCAGCCTCCGCTCCTGCCCCGGGAGCCGCTGAGCCTGGCCCGGCTCCCAGAGGATACGTCGCCGGTGGAGGAGTCCATCCGGCGCGCGGTGACTTGA
- a CDS encoding DUF2268 domain-containing putative Zn-dependent protease (predicted Zn-dependent protease with a strongly conserved HExxH motif) translates to MRLHPALFAVTTTAALGLTACAARRPPEAPPAPVQDVVSTVDVDHFWEAYDAVRSTTAPAEQLARFQALYVDRGSPGLHSFMRAKRYTAQGYVDAIRDHPRFWESVRPLTALAREDAARVAPVLERFRALYPRLGTAEVYFTVGALRSSGTALDGRVLLGAELATGDARVDVSELPPKLREALGTYFQSRPHEGLDLLIAHEAVHTRQKVPSDVLVDWVVYEGVADFVAEQVTGRLPALAYVTYGPQHDAELRERFREAQDATTFEPWLWSGPGNADGVADLGYYVGYAIARAYHAKAPDKQAALQRMIELDYADTAAVKSFVRESGYLR, encoded by the coding sequence TTGCGCCTCCACCCTGCCCTGTTCGCCGTGACGACCACCGCCGCGCTCGGGCTGACCGCCTGCGCCGCGAGGCGCCCTCCGGAGGCGCCCCCCGCCCCCGTCCAGGACGTGGTCTCCACCGTGGACGTGGATCACTTCTGGGAGGCCTACGACGCCGTCCGGAGCACGACCGCGCCGGCCGAACAGCTCGCCCGCTTCCAGGCGCTCTACGTGGATCGGGGCTCGCCGGGGCTGCACAGCTTCATGCGCGCGAAGCGCTACACGGCGCAGGGCTACGTGGACGCCATCCGTGACCACCCCCGGTTCTGGGAGTCCGTGCGTCCCCTGACGGCGCTCGCCAGGGAAGACGCGGCCCGCGTGGCCCCCGTGCTGGAGCGCTTCCGCGCCCTCTACCCCCGGCTTGGCACCGCGGAGGTGTACTTCACCGTGGGCGCGCTCCGCTCGAGTGGCACCGCGCTGGACGGCCGGGTGCTCCTGGGCGCGGAGCTGGCCACCGGCGACGCCCGGGTGGACGTCTCCGAGCTCCCGCCCAAGCTGCGCGAGGCGCTGGGCACCTACTTCCAGAGCCGGCCCCATGAAGGCCTGGACCTGCTCATCGCCCACGAGGCCGTGCACACGCGCCAGAAGGTCCCCTCGGACGTGCTGGTGGACTGGGTCGTCTACGAGGGCGTGGCGGACTTCGTGGCCGAGCAGGTCACCGGCCGGCTGCCCGCGCTGGCCTACGTCACCTATGGCCCTCAGCACGACGCGGAGCTGCGCGAGCGCTTCCGGGAGGCCCAGGACGCGACGACCTTCGAACCCTGGCTCTGGTCAGGCCCGGGCAACGCGGACGGCGTGGCGGACCTGGGCTATTACGTGGGCTACGCCATCGCCCGCGCCTACCATGCGAAGGCCCCGGACAAGCAGGCGGCGCTCCAGCGGATGATTGAACTGGACTACGCGGACACCGCCGCGGTGAAGAGCTTCGTCAGGGAGAGCGGCTACCTGCGGTGA
- the guaB gene encoding IMP dehydrogenase: MLNPDIRLALTFDDVLLLPGESAVTPRDADLTTRLTRNIRLNVPLLSAAMDTVTEARTAIAMAQEGGIGVIHKNMTPEQQALEVLKVKKFESGMVVDPITIDPKAPLSRALEVMKQHGVSGVPVVQGKRLVGILTSRDVRFEKNFSQKVEDVMTTKLVTGREGITQDDAQKLLHEHRIEKLLVVNEAYELKGLITIKDIEKRRTHPYAAKDAKGRLLCAAAVGVSADREARIDALVKAGVDVIVVDTAHGHSKGVIEGVRDTRKNFKGFELIAGNVATAEGTRALIEAGVDAVKVGIGPGSICTTRVVAGVGVPQVTAVDDCSREADKHGIPIISDGGIKYSGDIVKALAAGASSVMIGSLFAGTEEAPGDVILYQGRSYKSYRGMGSLGAMKQGAKDRYFQSDVEAVKLVPEGIEGRVPYKGTLSMNVHQMLGGIRSGMGYVGCATIEELRTKANFVRITSAGLKESHVHDVIITEEAPNYRME, from the coding sequence ATGTTGAACCCCGATATCCGGCTGGCCCTCACCTTCGACGACGTGCTCCTGCTGCCGGGTGAGAGCGCCGTCACCCCGCGTGATGCCGACCTCACCACCCGCCTGACCCGCAACATCCGCCTGAACGTGCCCCTGCTGTCCGCCGCCATGGACACCGTGACGGAGGCGCGCACCGCCATCGCCATGGCGCAGGAAGGCGGCATCGGCGTCATCCACAAGAACATGACGCCCGAGCAGCAGGCCCTGGAGGTCCTCAAGGTCAAGAAGTTCGAGAGCGGCATGGTGGTGGACCCCATCACCATCGACCCGAAGGCGCCGCTCTCCCGCGCGCTGGAGGTGATGAAGCAGCACGGCGTCTCCGGCGTGCCCGTGGTGCAGGGCAAGCGCCTGGTGGGCATCCTCACCAGCCGCGACGTGCGCTTCGAGAAGAACTTCTCCCAGAAGGTCGAGGACGTGATGACGACGAAGCTCGTCACCGGCCGCGAGGGCATCACCCAGGACGACGCCCAGAAGCTCCTGCACGAGCACCGCATCGAGAAGCTCCTCGTCGTCAACGAGGCCTACGAGCTCAAGGGCCTCATCACCATCAAGGACATCGAGAAGCGCCGCACCCACCCGTACGCCGCCAAGGACGCGAAGGGCCGCCTGCTCTGCGCCGCCGCCGTGGGCGTGTCCGCGGACCGCGAGGCCCGCATCGACGCGCTGGTGAAGGCCGGCGTGGACGTCATCGTGGTGGACACCGCGCACGGCCACTCGAAGGGCGTCATCGAGGGCGTGCGCGACACGCGCAAGAACTTCAAGGGCTTCGAGCTCATCGCCGGCAACGTCGCCACCGCAGAGGGCACGCGCGCCCTGATTGAAGCGGGCGTGGACGCGGTGAAGGTGGGCATTGGCCCGGGCTCCATCTGCACCACCCGCGTGGTGGCCGGCGTGGGCGTGCCCCAGGTGACGGCGGTGGATGACTGCTCCCGCGAGGCGGACAAGCACGGCATCCCCATCATCTCCGACGGCGGCATCAAGTACTCGGGCGACATCGTGAAGGCGCTCGCCGCGGGCGCCAGCTCCGTGATGATCGGCTCGCTGTTCGCCGGCACGGAAGAAGCGCCCGGCGACGTCATCCTGTACCAGGGCCGCAGCTACAAGAGCTACCGCGGCATGGGCAGCCTGGGCGCCATGAAGCAGGGCGCCAAGGACCGCTACTTCCAGTCCGACGTGGAGGCCGTGAAGCTGGTGCCGGAGGGCATCGAGGGCCGCGTCCCGTACAAGGGCACGCTCTCCATGAACGTGCACCAGATGCTGGGCGGCATCCGCAGCGGCATGGGCTACGTGGGGTGCGCCACCATCGAGGAGCTGCGCACGAAGGCCAACTTCGTCCGCATCACGTCCGCCGGGCTCAAGGAGAGCCACGTGCACGACGTCATCATCACCGAGGAAGCGCCCAACTACCGGATGGAGTAG
- the guaA gene encoding glutamine-hydrolyzing GMP synthase, which yields MDLHSEKILILDFGSQYTQLIARRVRELGVYCEIHRPDLPAADIRQFAPKGIILSGGPASVEAPGSPRCDPYVFEAGVPVLGICYGLQLISKLLGGRIDRSAHREFGSAAVEVLSARGPFAEFRPGDQVQVWMSHGDRVDMLPPGFEAIGRSGNSPFAAAAHATNPWYGFQFHPEVVHTPQGKAMLRAFLFNDCKVTGSWTMKGFIDEAVESIRKQVGDEGRVICGLSGGVDSSVAALLLHRAIGPRLQCIFVDNGVLRQNERAQVEALFVDRFHVPLKTVDARERFLSKLAGVTDPEQKRKIIGREFIAVFEEASRDVQDAGFLAQGTLYPDVIESVSWKGPSVTIKSHHNVGGLPEQMKLKLVEPLRELFKDEVRALGRELGLPDEMVSRQPFPGPGLAIRVLGEVTEKRLDLVRRADAIVQEEIHKAGMYKEVWQAFAVLLPVQSVGVMGDERTYESTCVLRAVTSVDGMTADWARLPFPLLEKISSRITNEVRGINRVVYDISSKPPATIEWE from the coding sequence GTGGACCTGCACTCCGAGAAGATCCTGATCCTTGATTTCGGGAGCCAGTACACCCAGCTCATCGCCCGCCGGGTGCGCGAGCTGGGCGTGTACTGCGAGATCCATCGCCCGGACCTCCCCGCCGCCGACATCCGGCAGTTCGCCCCGAAGGGCATCATCCTCTCCGGCGGGCCGGCGTCCGTGGAGGCGCCCGGCTCCCCGCGCTGCGACCCCTACGTCTTCGAAGCAGGCGTCCCCGTGCTGGGCATCTGCTACGGCCTCCAACTGATCTCCAAGCTCCTGGGCGGCCGCATCGACCGGAGCGCCCACCGCGAGTTCGGCAGCGCGGCGGTGGAGGTGCTCTCCGCGCGGGGCCCCTTCGCGGAGTTCCGCCCGGGCGACCAGGTGCAGGTGTGGATGAGCCACGGCGACCGGGTGGACATGCTCCCGCCGGGCTTCGAGGCCATTGGCCGCAGCGGCAACTCGCCCTTCGCGGCGGCGGCCCACGCGACGAACCCCTGGTACGGCTTCCAGTTCCACCCGGAGGTGGTCCACACGCCGCAGGGCAAGGCCATGCTGCGCGCCTTCCTCTTCAACGACTGCAAGGTCACCGGGTCGTGGACGATGAAGGGCTTCATCGACGAGGCCGTGGAGAGCATCCGCAAGCAGGTGGGCGACGAGGGCCGCGTCATCTGCGGCCTCTCCGGCGGCGTGGACAGCTCCGTGGCGGCGCTCTTGCTGCACCGGGCCATCGGGCCGCGGCTCCAGTGCATCTTCGTGGACAATGGCGTGCTGCGTCAGAACGAGCGGGCGCAGGTGGAGGCGCTCTTCGTGGACCGCTTCCACGTGCCGCTGAAGACGGTGGATGCGCGGGAGCGCTTCCTGTCGAAGCTGGCCGGCGTGACGGATCCGGAGCAGAAGCGGAAGATCATCGGCCGGGAGTTCATCGCCGTGTTCGAGGAGGCCTCGCGCGACGTGCAGGACGCGGGCTTCCTGGCGCAGGGCACGCTGTACCCGGACGTCATCGAGTCCGTGTCGTGGAAGGGCCCGTCCGTCACCATCAAGAGCCACCACAACGTGGGCGGCCTGCCGGAGCAGATGAAGCTCAAGCTGGTGGAGCCCCTGCGCGAGCTCTTCAAGGACGAGGTCCGCGCCCTGGGCCGCGAGCTGGGCCTGCCGGACGAGATGGTCTCCCGCCAGCCCTTCCCGGGCCCGGGCCTGGCCATCCGCGTGCTGGGCGAGGTGACGGAGAAGCGCCTGGACCTGGTGCGCCGCGCGGACGCCATCGTGCAGGAGGAGATCCACAAGGCCGGCATGTACAAGGAGGTCTGGCAGGCCTTCGCCGTCCTGCTGCCGGTGCAGAGCGTGGGCGTGATGGGCGACGAGCGCACCTACGAGTCCACCTGCGTGCTGCGCGCCGTCACCAGCGTGGACGGCATGACGGCGGACTGGGCGCGCCTGCCGTTCCCGCTGCTGGAGAAGATCTCCTCGCGCATCACCAACGAGGTCCGCGGCATCAACCGCGTCGTCTACGACATCTCCTCCAAGCCGCCCGCCACCATCGAGTGGGAGTGA